The sequence ttaaataaaattacacagtataatgattttattaaaacagAGGGGAAGtatgattttataaaatatgctaatgatgatatattaaaatatggcTATATTGATAAATCTGAGAATTCAAAGCAATTTGGTTCTAACAAAAGTAGTAGCTGTTTTGAAAGGAAGGAAGCagaaaaatgtgaaaagCATGCAAAGGATATGAAGAAGAGTGAAAGGGAAGATGCGATACTTAGCGGGGGGGGTAAATGTATGGTAGACTTTTTAAGAGGTTCAGATCATATTAGCAGTAATAGCAATTGTAGTAGTTATAACAATAAGTACAGTGCAAATAGTGTTAGTGGTACCTATTTTTCCGTACGAGGGaataaaaacgaaaaagcGGACATTCCGCTGAAGCACATTCTGAAGAAAAATGCATCAAGTagtgttaaaaataatagtttaaAAAAGATTCCTATAAAAgagataataaatttaaccttgctttattattataattatctgAAGAAGGttattacaatatattcTAAGAATATAGATAGAGTACTAAAcagatataataataaaatactcACGATTAACAAGAATGACATATATGAATACGACGAATCAATAGAGATAGgtaatgatgaaaatacatttgtaaaaaatgaatattataatgtttttttaaataataagttaatatgtatgtatttagaCCTATGTGAAATATGGTTGATGCATGGAAATAGCAATTCTATAATTctgttaaaaattataaaagaaaaaataaattttaattatgtaagtaaaaaatttttaagtaaatattatttcttaattgGTATGTAttatcatataataaaaaatatgaaaagatcattgaaatattattataaaagttgtattatatataaaaataatgctagtagatattattacatcatttcttgtatatatgttaagaaatataataaggCCAAAAAAAacttgatatatttttatttaaaatgcaaaaatgcTTATGTCCTTAAACtgtatatctttttcttcaCACATATAGctaatttgtatttaaacTATAATGTGTTAAACAAAGAGGAAATGATTTTATCCTTAAACACTGCTAATGTGGATGCACATAGGAGAGCGCCAGGTACTGATACAAGAGAGATCGTTCAACCATCTCTAACAGTTAGCAGCAAATTTGTAAAAAGTAACTCGGATGGTAATGTAAAAATAGTCTTTAAGATGCTACAGAATGTGTTAGATATTATAACAAATCATACGCAAATATTTCTAAACGATTTGGACATAAAATTCatgaaatgtaaaatttatgaactgttgataacaaaatataatgaggaaaatatatatcccTATTTTAACTTATTAGACCAAATTTATCAagtgaaaaattttttcaacaagaaaaataaattaccaAAAGTATCATACGAgctaattaataattatatcgttactttgttttatttcaattttaaagaaaagaGTTTGGAGCTAATGAAGCGTTTGAAAGAGGAAATATTCTATAAAGCCAAAAGCTTTTACAACTACTACACATGTGTGTTGTGTAGCGAgggaagaaaaatattccaTCCGAGGTTGGCGCATGAGGGAGGTGAGGTGAATGCAGAATCTGCCGTAAGGGAAGGAGAAAGTGAAGGAGGTGAAGACAATAGGATTAAAGTAGACTGGGCTGAGGGAGATAGGGTTAAGGTCGACAAGACGTGTACAGAAAACCATTCCATGGAAAAGCAACAGGATGATAGGGGTAGTAAACGAAAGCGCAATTATGATTGCATTAgtaataaaagaagaaaaaatgaaattttaaattttcaaaaaatgagGAGTAATAGTGAGGGTAGTGACAATATCAAAAGGAAAGACCAAATTGCTAGTGATGAAGGGAGTGTAAGAAGCGAATTGATACGTTTcagtaaaagtaaaagaagaAGGGATGAAATATTAAGGCAGAGCAAGAAGAATCTAAAATATCTAAGAACAATATTAAGATTTCAtcgtatttataaaataagaaatatactGACAAAAAATGTTGCATCAGGGAGTGCAAGGAATGCAGGGAGTACAGGGAGTACAGGGagtgaaatatatttaaaaaaaacaaataaggaAAGATTTAAACAaatcataaattatttaaaaaagttatatgttacaatattttttaattatgctGTTATGCTAGAAGTTGTTGGGTATAAGCACATATccatgaatatatacaaactATATACAGAaatgtatgtaaattatGATAGTGCATTTGTTAGGCtagcaaatatatatataaaaaataagaattattcAAAAGCTAAAAAGATAATAGACAATGGattgaaatataatatacactcaatggatttatttttattaaaattatatttacatgttaAGAGAAAACATTATGATTATAGCATTTATgcattagaaaaattaaaaaaaaatcaatctTATAAAGATAATGTATTAATTAATACCTACTTAGCTATAATcaaattttacaaattaaaagaatgcaaaaataaagaagaaaggaattatttaataaatgaaatttataatCAGTTAAATACTTTACtagataagaaaaataatttttttgctgctaatttaatttctatattattaagtATAAACCACAAATATGATTTAGCTCTTGAATCTTTTCAATTATTAATCGAtgcaaatgaaaaattttcattttattatttttccagTTTGAAAAATTTAGTTGTTCACATGTTCAATCATTTAATTAGacataatgatataataaataataaattatttttgaacaagctaaatttattttttaatataagtgTAAAAAATGGGATAAAtgataaacatttttatctCTGTTATGCTAACTTCTTGCATATATTGGATAAGTTCGATGATGCTATTAACTTACTCTATGCTTGTTACGTTAAATGGCCTTATGATCTGGTCATACTAAATACGctaattatttgtattgaTTCATGTgtatcaaaatatttaagttttGATTATGTggagttaaaaaatattcttattatgAGGAACTTAATTAACTTTTCATTCTTCGTTATACATACCTTGTTGCACTGGAAGCACTTTACCAATACGGCCGAGCTGCTTTCCTCAGGTACGTGTGCCCAcagggaaaataaaataatatagagtAAAAAATTGAGTAAAAAATAGAGTTAGAagtattgtaaaaaattgaGTAAAAAATTGAGTAAAAAAttgagtaaaaaataaagtagaataaaaaataaaacataacaGATTAAAACCCATTTGGGTGGAAACACTATTCTGTCGGATGAACTgttatgaaaaagaaattacatatataagaattttaTGCCATAGTAATACTTTGACGTTTTTAATTTGAGATATATATTGTTCATTTGGGGATTGGGAAGGGTCTTTTCCCTTCCCTATTTTGTCTCTCAATGTTTTCGGCTTAATCTTGTTGCCCCGTCAACCATCATACTggctcttttatttttttgttcgcttattttacatatttaaccTATTTTAAACATCgtacatcttttttttttttttttttttgattttttttcgCCTTACCTTATGCCCTACAGATGAGCAGTATAACTATTACAAGGAAGATGACTACACagttgaaataaaaaagaaggatCTTGAAAATTTAGCAAGtaggaaatatttaataagcacatataaaaaatttgaggAGAAAATAAAACCATATATTGATAGTAGTCTTCCAACAATgttaaaacagaaaaaaatgtatcatatgaaaaaaataaatatacaaaaaaaaatatatgaagaaaaaaaaaggaaaaaaatgattatggaaaggaaaaaattaaaaaacaaagaagaTTTACATGAAAAATTGTTAAGAGATGTTTATGAATTAACCTATCACATATCAGAGCAAAGCATGAACATAAAAGAACAGAAGGATATTAAAGAGAATGTAGACGAACTTAAATTAAgtgaaataaatttagacataaataaaagaataactAGTGAGAACGAAAACAATCCTTCCAATGATAGCGAAGAGTCCAGTTCCTTATCCAGTAGTAGTTCGGATTTATTTGAGGAGGAAAAAccaaaaaagagaaaaaaaattgtaaattagTATGTTCAGGcggaaataaaaagaaaaaaaataaaataataaatgaatggtGAAGCAGCGAagtaaataatgaaatatacaaTGAATTATACAGTGAAATATACAATGaaataaacaattatataaacaatgaaatatataatgaaataaataaaatcgaaacgaaaataaattaaacacTCGAAAAAAGGAATGTGCTTTATGCGGAGAGGAAATAGGAAATTATGCCATAAAACTTGTAGAGAGGGAAAAGACAATTATGTGATAATATGTTACTAAAACAGATAAAAgtgaaatgtaaaaatagaaaaatagcaaaaaataaaatattaaaacgaCAAAACGGCAGAACGACAAAACGGCAGAACAACAAAACGGCAAAACAACAAAACGGcaaaacaataaattaaagcgaaataatgaagaacaaaaggttcttttttaaaaaaagagacatgaacataaatatatgaacagtacaggaaaaaaaagaaaaaaaaaattgcgaATGTAGATTAATTGTATTGtgatttataattttaaaaagattcgtttaaaaagaatttttggAATTAGTATTATTCAAAAGTGCTGAGTCATTTTCGgtaaaataggaaaaaacatttagaatattttaaaagaaaaaatgggaaaaaaaaaaaaaaaagcatatatgtataaatgtgtatatacaaaaaGCATCTATATTACGTGCCCGTTTTACAtgtgtacaaaaaaaaaaaaaaaaatatgacagaatattttcttaaaaggtagaaaattttaataaaggGAAATATAAGTgataaatgaaatgaaaaatagtAAGTAATCAACAAAAATACATTCACTGttttgaattaaaaaataaagattatgtgcatataaataGGATGgccaaatatatataaggatGGGTTCTTTAAGCATATgacaaatagaaaaaattggGACAAGTTAAATAATGCCAtcataaacaaataaactgAATTTTAATtcgttattttttaaatccaAGTCATCAAATTTGCAAAAATTGTAAGTATTTTGataatattcttttgatAAATACGTAAAAGGCCCCTTAGTAATTCCATTAAGcgataagcatatatattccTCAAGCATGCCATAATTCTCTAGTTGTTTTAAGCCTACGCTTACATAGCTATCATGGGGAAAATTATGGATAATGTATA comes from Plasmodium malariae genome assembly, chromosome: 7 and encodes:
- the PmUG01_07033100 gene encoding tetratricopeptide repeat family protein, putative; this encodes MIYIKGKKRLLCISEEDINDENYLLIKNILKDDDVSMSSWIEVSLLYYKKNYFKLFLDLIKEGDKYFNTPYDDNTHFNMLLLIYNLEKIVLVKNINKEDELKIKVENLMNQIDKKKTDTNSNKMNNGQGEDYDYLSHFLIKGIYNVHIYLHLLNKYDNRGVNNKYTATSCLLPSVSSSLAFDAANTSNTYTTNIIKGKASNEYMNPLNYLIDSINIFVYLIKINNYDFVSSIYLAYALCLIYKFDICIEFSSYVLLRIIHFQNFVKSLAGIYRSAYLSAQGKDSVNENAERGVEDAAATGVVVTEASFLSPSVGTVIHCTSDEKNQSESRMDNDNSGKDNERNNRKEKMNEYMYKLVKLRNILNLIKNFKAIIKYLIGICYMKKKYFSMASYCFTSSLKIDKYYSSAYLTNTLLLLMNYLNKITQYNDFIKTEGKYDFIKYANDDILKYGYIDKSENSKQFGSNKSSSCFERKEAEKCEKHAKDMKKSEREDAILSGGGKCMVDFLRGSDHISSNSNCSSYNNKYSANSVSGTYFSVRGNKNEKADIPLKHILKKNASSSVKNNSLKKIPIKEIINLTLLYYYNYLKKVITIYSKNIDRVLNRYNNKILTINKNDIYEYDESIEIGNDENTFVKNEYYNVFLNNKLICMYLDLCEIWLMHGNSNSIILLKIIKEKINFNYVSKKFLSKYYFLIGMYYHIIKNMKRSLKYYYKSCIIYKNNASRYYYIISCIYVKKYNKAKKNLIYFYLKCKNAYVLKLYIFFFTHIANLYLNYNVLNKEEMILSLNTANVDAHRRAPGTDTREIVQPSLTVSSKFVKSNSDGNVKIVFKMLQNVLDIITNHTQIFLNDLDIKFMKCKIYELLITKYNEENIYPYFNLLDQIYQVKNFFNKKNKLPKVSYELINNYIVTLFYFNFKEKSLELMKRLKEEIFYKAKSFYNYYTCVLCSEGRKIFHPRLAHEGGEVNAESAVREGESEGGEDNRIKVDWAEGDRVKVDKTCTENHSMEKQQDDRGSKRKRNYDCISNKRRKNEILNFQKMRSNSEGSDNIKRKDQIASDEGSVRSELIRFSKSKRRRDEILRQSKKNLKYLRTILRFHRIYKIRNILTKNVASGSARNAGSTGSTGSEIYLKKTNKERFKQIINYLKKLYVTIFFNYAVMLEVVGYKHISMNIYKLYTEMYVNYDSAFVRLANIYIKNKNYSKAKKIIDNGLKYNIHSMDLFLLKLYLHVKRKHYDYSIYALEKLKKNQSYKDNVLINTYLAIIKFYKLKECKNKEERNYLINEIYNQLNTLLDKKNNFFAANLISILLSINHKYDLALESFQLLIDANEKFSFYYFSSLKNLVVHMFNHLIRHNDIINNKLFLNKLNLFFNISVKNGINDKHFYLCYANFLHILDKFDDAINLLYACYVKWPYDLVILNTLIICIDSCVSKYLSFDYVELKNILIMRNLINFSFFVIHTLLHWKHFTNTAELLSSDEQYNYYKEDDYTVEIKKKDLENLASRKYLISTYKKFEEKIKPYIDSSLPTMLKQKKMYHMKKINIQKKIYEEKKRKKMIMERKKLKNKEDLHEKLLRDVYELTYHISEQSMNIKEQKDIKENVDELKLSEINLDINKRITSENENNPSNDSEESSSLSSSSSDLFEEEKPKKRKKIVN